In Ovis canadensis isolate MfBH-ARS-UI-01 breed Bighorn chromosome 3, ARS-UI_OviCan_v2, whole genome shotgun sequence, one DNA window encodes the following:
- the LOC138436805 gene encoding small ribosomal subunit protein eS4, X isoform produces the protein MARGPKKHLKRVAAPKHWMLDKLTGVFAPRPSTGPHKLRECLPLIIFLRNRLKYALTGDEVKKICMQRFIKIDGKVRTDITYPAGFMDVISIDKTGENFRLIYDTKGRFAVHRITPEEAKYKLCKVRKIFVGTKGIPHLVTHDARTIRYPDPLIKVNDTIQIDLETGKITDFIKFDTGNLCMVTGGANLGRIGVITNRERHPGSFDVVHVKDANGNSFATRLSNIFVIGKGNKPWISLPRGKGIRLTIAEERDKRLAAKQSSG, from the coding sequence ATGGCTCGGGGTCCCAAGAAGCACCTGAAACGCGTAGCAGCTCCAAAACATTGGATGCTGGATAAACTGACTGGTGTGTTTGCCCCTCGTCCATCTACCGGCCCCCACAAGCTAAGGGAATGTCTCCCCCTAATCATTTTCCTAAGGAATAGACTGAAGTATGCCTTAACTGGAGATGAAGTAAAGAAGATTTGCATGCAGCGTTTCATTAAGATCGATGGCAAAGTCCGCACAGATATAACCTACCCTGCTGGTTTTATGGATGTCATCAGCATTGATAAGACTGGAGAGAATTTTCGTTTGATCTATGACACCAAGGGTCGTTTTGCTGTTCATCGTATTACACCTGAGGAGGCCAAGTATAAATTGTGCAAAGTAAGAAAGATATTTGTGGGGACAAAAGGAATCCCTCATCTGGTAACCCATGATGCTCGTACCATCCGTTACCCTGATCCCCTCATCAAGGTGAATGATACCATTCAGATTGACTTGGAGACTGGCAAGATTACTGATTTCATCAAATTTGACACTGGTAACCTGTGCATGGTGACTGGAGGTGCTAACCTGGGAAGAATTGGTGTGATTACAAACCGGGAGAGACATCCAGGTTCTTTTGATGTAGTTCATGTGAAAGATGCAAACGGCAACAGCTTTGCCACTCGGCTCTCGAACATTTTCGTTATTGGCAAAGGCAACAAACCATGGATCTCTCTTCCCCGTGGAAAGGGTATTCGCCTTACCATTGCTGAGGAGAGAGATAAGAGATTGGCAGCCAAACAGAGCAGTGGATAA